The DNA window CTGAGCGCGGTTATATTGCACGTGTTAAACGCTGGCAGGTCAAAGTTGAACATCGGCTCTGTCTCTCCGGTCGCTTTCAGTGCCGCAGCCCCCAACTATTACTCTCCAGTCCCCCAAGGATTACATCATCGACCCGCGGGAGAACATTGTCATCCATTGTGAGGCCAAAGGGAAGCCTCATCCCAGGTAAGAAAAGTGTGAACatatattttccaaaataatttttcaattGTAAGCAAAGTCATTTATGTGCGGCTTCTCAGTTTCTCCTGGACGAGAAACGGGACTCACTTTGACCTGGATCAGCACTCCAACGTGCACATGAGGGCCCACTCGGGGACACTGGTGGTGGACATCAGCAGGGAGCGGGCGGAACATTACGAAGGCGCCTACCAGTGCACGGCTAGGAACAAACACGGGACGGCCGTCTCTAACGACATCGTGGTGCGGCAGCCCAGTAAGTCTCTCAAGAGTCACTTCGCCATATCACCCCTTTTATCCAAATACTCCTCATTCATACTTCAcacatcaattttttttttgtcttaaacCAATCCAGGGTCGCCCTTGTGGTCCAAAGAGAAGATCAAGCCGATCGTCATTCAGGAGGGCGTGTCCTTGGTGTTGCCATGCCGACCGCCCGCCGGCTTTCCTCCCCCAATTGTTTTCTGGATGGACAACAGTAAATATTCACACGCGCACGTCACATGACAAACGAGCTTCATATCAATTGAATGTTtgaatgaaatgtattttgattcTCGCATCAGACTTCCAGAGGTTGCCCCAAAGCAACAGGGTGTCGCAATCTTTAAACGGAGACCTTTACTTCTCCAACGTGCTGCGCGAGGACTCCAGGAACGACTACATCTGCTACGCCCGCTTCCCGCACACGCAGACCATCCAGCAGAAGCAGCCCATCACCGTCAAGGTCCTCAACCGTAAGTCGCACCGTCTTCATCCATCCGGAGGCCGGCACTCGGactgaaatgtcattttgtccGTTCCGCTACGAATCAGCAAAGCTATTCGCCATGATGGTTCCTCATCTGCTCCATggccttttaatttttttttttttttaattccaaagCATGTTCATGTGCTGGCTTGTTTGAatgcttgttttgttgtgtttcagTGGACGCGATCAATGACACAATGGAAGCTTTTTACAATGACACTGATTTGTTTAGTGGTGAGTTACGGAAAATAACCACGCCCCTGCCTTTCTCCCGGTACTTCTCCTGCAGTGGGACCTCCAAAGTTGAACGCAATTCGTCCCAACTGAATTTTTTGAGTTCCTGTTTTTGCTTTAAGCTATGAGCTAAATTTGACCTAAACTCAATTTTCAGATACACAACCTATCtagagaagtaaaaaaaaaaatgaaacaattaaGGCACTTTAATACCCTTAACacgcaaatacaaaatgagaacACTCGGCGAGCTGCTGTTGGCcaccactcacacacagacactcacacacagGGTAAATTACTTTTAGCCACGCCCCTAAAAGCtttcttttgtgttatttttctaTACAATACACTCCTGTCTGAGAAATAACATGTCCAAGCCAAATTAGATCAAatttaagatttatttttgaattaagTTTAGAATTTCTTAAAGTGGGGCGTTTGACTTTGGAGCTTTCACTCTACCGTATGGGATCCAGACTTTCCCAGCCACTAACCCGTCAACCTTAAACTCAAGCCTTCTCCTCACTACTCTAGTCTTAGATACCCGTCGCAACCCTGTAACCCTTCACTCCAGTTGATCCGACTCccactttcccccccccccaccatccAATCAGAGACCTTCACTTCTGCATTTCTTGAATGAGCCCCGTGATAACATCTGTACAACATTAGCCacatcaagaagaagaaacgtCTAATTTCTCGCTCAATTAACAATTCCgactgcctcctcctcctcatatCTTGTTATACAGGAcctttgctttctttctcaTTTGCCCTTTGGCGCGCAAGCTGTTGGATGAAATTGCTGGCATTATTGCCAGCAGCACCTGCAGATGACGCTTTTATTGTCAAAAAGTGTTTATCTCATTTGCGTCTATGCATTGCAGTGGCCGTTATGACCCCCCCCCAGGGGGCAAATCATTAGCCGTAAATTTTcctgaaaaatgcaaatactgGGCTGTAAAGTCAGActagaagtgtgtgtgtgtgtaatgcgCTGGCTTATTGTGGATGCCAGTGACATATGGCCTAGCCCCAGAGTGATGATAACTTCTGTGTGGGTGTGACTGCAGAAGAGCCAGCGGATGAGCGGAAGCCCACGTTCCTCCTCCCGTTGGAAGCAACCAGCTCCAAAATGGTGCTACGTGGTCAGGTGCTGGAGATGGAATGCTTTGCGGAAGGACTGTACGTATTAGTCTTACTTCacattatgcattttttttgttaccattTAAAAGAGTTTGATTTTGTCAAAAGGGTTAAGAATTAGAGCATACTTTACACATCCAGTTGCTTGTCCTGTTGAAATTAGCTAGTATGTTCTATACATGCAAAATGTTATTAAAgcaagtgttttttattttgtgtgtttaaataatacatattACGCAATTAAGAGGctaataaaattcaataaaaaaataataaaattattttaaagcatttcaaattaattaatgaaaaaatacaatgaaactCAACTCTTTGCatacaaacaaataatgtattttcCGAACTTTATTCCTTCTTCCCCTGCAAGTCCCACTCCTGAAATCTCCTGGGCCAAAGTGAGCGGCGAACTCCCGGGAGCACGCGTCTCATTCCTGCATCACCAGAAAGTCTTGCGTATCGTCAACGTGTCGGAGGCCGACGCGGGCGACTACCGGTGCACCGCAAGGAACCAGCTGGGCTCCGTCCACCACACCATTCGGATCACCGTCAAAGGTGCGACCTACCTTATGACCAATGCGGTGTGCACCATGATTAAATCTTCCTTCTGTTTTTCAGCCGCTCCATACTGGATCAGCGGCGCTCCCAGAAATCTCGTCCTGGCCCCGGGAGAGAACGGGGTGCTCATGTGCAGAGCCAGTGGCACACCCAAGCCCAACATCCAATGGGCCATGAATGGCGTTCCCATAGAGAGTGAGTGGAGAACCAGAAAGTCAAATATCTTGTTTGTGGTCTAAATAATTAACATATAATATTCCGTCCCCCACGAATAGATGCCCCGAAGGACCCCAGCCGGAAAGTGGAGGACGACACCATCATATTCACCGATGTGCAGATGGGCTCCAGCGCCGTGTACCAGTGCAACGTCTCCAACCAACACGGCTACCTCTTGGCCAACGCCTTCGTTAACGTCTTGTGTAAGTCCAGATTCAGGAAACTGTCTTCTTCCCCGTGGAGCAATTTAGAAGCAACTTGATTAGGTTGGGTATGAAAATCAGTGGGCAGAGGATAGAGGCACTGGTGAGGCCAGACAGGCTCATCAAGATTGAAGTTCTGGTGGAACTGCTCTGCCAAGATAGTATGTGGGGCGATAAATTCAGAGAGGTCTGCAAGCAGAAGCTTCCGATAACAACATGAGCCAGACGCGGATCCATTCACATTGATCAGCGGCATCGCTATTAACTCGCTTCGTTTTCCAGCCGAGCCGCCCAGAGTGCTGACGCCGGCCAACGCGGTCTACCAGGTCATCAAGAATCACCGAGCCCTGCTGGAGTGCACTTCCTTCGGCTCGCCCATCCCCAAAATTACCTGGTGGGTTAATGAGCCTTGAACCGGGCTGGCTAATGTCCCAGGATAAAAGTACCGATGGAGTTCCTACCTCCGTCTCAGGTTCAAGGAGAGTCGTTCCGGCACGCTAGACGCCGAGACTTACGAGGAGCACGACAACGGCACTTTGGAGATCCGTGTGGCTCAGCCGAGGAATAGCGGAAAGTACACCTGCGTGGCCCGCAATTCTCTCGGTATCTACGAGAATCACGTGTACCTGGAAGTCAAAGGTAAGCAGAAGTTGGACCCCTTATTCCGCTTTGAGACTAAAGTACCCGCTGTCCTCATCAGAACCGACCCGGATCCTGAAGCAGCCCGAGTACCGAATGGTGCAGCGTGGCAAGTCGGTTGTGTTCGAGTGCAAAGTGAAGCACGACCCCTCCCTCGTGCCCACCATGACGTGGCTCAAGGATGACGGGGAGCTCCCTGATGACgagaggttaaaaaaaaaaaaaagctttttgtcatcttttatCAAAAAGCTAATccgaaaatatgttttttatgattttcttCAAGCAGATTTGTGGTGGACGCCGACAGCCTGACCATCGCCGACGTGATGGAAAGCGACGCCGGCGTGTACACGTGCATCATGAACACAACGCTGGACCACGATTCGGCCAGCGCCGAGCTCACCGTTGTCGGTACGTTGAGATATGTTAGAGGTTTATTTTTACTCTACAGATGGTTGGCATTCATAACATGAATATTgactttaatttaatattccGTCTCCCACGCCGACCCGACAGAAGCCACACCGACACCGTCTGTTGTCAATGGTAACACCTGAAGCGCACGTGGCTTTTCAGATgtgctccatttttgttttgggatcattttaatttatttttctgtcaaGTGAAGCTTGCCCTGCGGACACCATTTGATGATTTATATtccacttttattttcattgttttgtatGAAGGTAGCTAGTGGCTAGTTAGCATGTCAGTTGAAATCATCCATTTGAAAAGCTTGACGTGTATTTATTCATAAGCATGAGGCTCCGCTTGCACGAGCACGTCTTCATTTGTGTCTTTTCGTGACACGGAACCGACGGCGGCCATCTTTGGCGTCGACTCACGTGTTGTGTGCCGTGTCTTTCGTCAGAGCGGCCGGAACCACCGAGCGACCTGGAGCTGACGGACCACAAAAAGAGAAGTGTTCAACTCACCTGGATTCCTGGCGACGAGCACAACAGTCCTATTGAGAGTACGTGCGAATCTGACGCTGAATGTTCTGAAAGTCCGAAAATCTAAATCGGTGTTAAGCCAACCACAAACAAATTTGATCAAAGGTTCTTTTCCCTAGAATTTTTGATCCAGTATGAAGACTCTCTCCACCACCGCAGAGGACACTGGCACAACCTTACCGAGGTTCCCGGGAGCAAGACCACAGCTCACCTGAAGCTGTCGCCCTACGTTCATTACACCTTCAGAGTCCTTGCTGTCAATTCCATGGGTGTCAGCCGACCCAGTTTCCCCTCCAAGATGTATAAAACCGACCCCTCAGGTACTGGAAACCCAGAGTGAAATCTTCTTTGCTACCGAATGTAActtctatttttattctcGCCTAAAAGCTCCAGATGAGAATCCGACAGATGTGCATGGATTTGGGACTGAACATGACAATCTTGTCATCTCATGGAAggtaattatatatattttttttaatgaagtacctccgacttgacaaaaaatggacATTTATTCCAAAAGAGGTCAAGTGTGCCTGCTTCAAACTGTTTTTTGccacaaacataaaacaaagaaaattgcatgtatattatttaaaataaataaataaataaataaataatttctttTCCCGTAGCCATTGTCAGGCCTCCAGGCCAACGGGCCAGGGCTCCATTACAGAGTGATGTGGAGACAAAAGATGATGGAAACCGACTGGATCACGGCAACCGTAGCCAACAACTCCAAGTTTGTCGTGTCCGGAACGCCCACGTTTGTTCCGTATGAGCTCAAAGTTCAAGCCGTGAATGACTTCGGCGCAGCGCCTGAGCCCGCCGTTGCCTTAGGTCTTTCTGGAGAGGATCGTAAGTCCGACTGCTCTTTTCACCTTTGCAAAGTGTGGCTGCtcaaatgaatatttacaCAGAAACTTTGTTCAGCACAAGGGTTGTGTTCTCGCTGAAGTGTTACTGCACATTTTTCTATCATGTCATTTTGGCTAGCATGCTAGCTAATATTGTTAATGAGCTTCATTTGATGGTTTGTATTGAATAATTTACTAAAATTACTAAATAGTTGTTTATGTGACATGGTTCATATGTTCGACAAAAATGACGTTGATTTGACGTGttttggcaccatcttgtggcatctagATGCAATTACAACCGCATTTTCGAGGCGCATCAATTGtatgattttaattttgaacTTTCCTCATCCCTAAAAAACGCACCAATATTGTACGTTTGTTTCATCGCAACAGTTCCGATTGCAGCTCCAGCATCCGTGCAGGCGTACGTGCTAAACAGCACCCTGGCGGAAATCCACTGGGATCCCGTGTCTCCAAAACTAATCCGCGGATACCTCAAAGGCTACATGGTACAGCATAATGAGCCGGCGAATCGCCAGAAGCGCAAGACTGATGATCCCACTTTTTCGCAGGTGTATTATTGGCGAGAGCGCAGTCTGCACAAACACAACCCCCATCACACGGAGAAGCAGATCTTGACCTTCAGCGGCAACCACAGCAAAGGAAAGCTGCCTGGCCTGCACCCCTTCAGTGTGTATTCGTTTAACGTCAGGGTCTATAACGGCAAAGGAGAAGGTCCCCCGAGTCACAACCAGCAGTTTGAGACCCCCGAGGGAGGTGAGAGGAGGAATTCATGCCATTTCTATTTGAACTGATGTTAAGAACGGATTTTGAATCGTCGGTCAAGTTCTTTTTGTCCTATGAATCGTTTCAGAGTCACAATTGTGTGCCTCTAATTTATTTCCACAGTGCCCGGAGCGCCGACGTCCCTGATGGTCACCAACTCCAATTTGGACTCTTTAAGCCTTGAGTGGAAGCCTCCTCGGGACCGGAATGGACTCCTGACAGGTTACACCCTCAAATATCATCCGGGTGAGCTTCTCTCTTTTTTACTCATTCTTTAAGGACTACAGAATATTGTTGACGAGAATACTCGTCGACGGGATCCTGCGTCATTAATGTCAATGACGAGTATTCTCGAGATAATAAACGTCTCACTTCATGTAGTCTTGTACCGTCGCAAACGATAAAGAGGAAGAACCAACGAATCGCGTCACCGTTGAATAGGACTCAATCACACCAATTAACAAATCACCTTTTGTCATTCCCGCCTCTTGTACCTGAACCCTCTTTGCTCCGAAACACTTTTTCCACACTTGTCATCATTGACACTTGAATCCTACctccatcctcctcttcctttaTTCAACTTACCTTCCCAATCATCCCGCCATCTCGTAGTCAATAACTCCAATGAGCTGGGCCCAGAGGAGGAGCTGGCCCTGGCCGCCAATGAGACCTCGGTCACTTTGCCCGACCTCAAGTACAGCACGCGCTACAAGTTTTATTTGAATGCCAAAACGCGCGAGGGGCCCGGCCCGGTTGTTACGCAGGAGGCCATCACCATCGTGGATGAAGGTAAGCATGGAATGTATCCCAAATTGATGTTCTTAATTCAGTCATTgatataatttatttgaaaaagtccaaatttaaaaaaaaatcatataagCCCACAATAGGACAAGGGACTGTATATGTTAAAAAATCACATGACATCCCTCAGCCAATCAgtgaatgacaataataaagaTGAGCCAATCAgtgaatgacaataataaagaTTATTAAATGAAAAGTGCAGTCGCACCTTACTGAATTAGAATATGATGGAAAACTCatgtttaattattttatacaaaataaaaaaaaatgaatatttcaatTAAACATCTGGACAAAACAATACTAATCTATACACATCGAAATCAACAATAAACTGTTATTTGCTGTCATATTCATTTCAAAGCTACCATTACACAGCTTTTAAAAATTGCAGTCATATTCTGTGTTTTCAAATCGTCGTGTCATCGTCACGTTGTGTCGATTCTTTCTGCAATTGTTATTCGAGCAAACGGCATGATGCACTGCTCGATCCagttgcattgcattgcaccACCCCTGCcaacgtgtgtgttttgtgtacgTGTCGGTGTGTTTGCAAGTGTGCGTATATCCATATCGATTGTGACTTGTTGTTATTTCTCCATCTTATCTGAGCTCTCATGACTCATCTCGACAAAGACGTTGGCGCGGGAAGCAGTGGTATATATAGTGATGCATGGAATACGGGCATGCGCatccaccccctcccccagcTTGCACATGTCCTATCGTTTGGCATTGCAAAGAAATATTCCACTCATACCGAAAGATGTTAAAACGGTACAGTGGAACTTCCAaagttgaacatttttgttttgggaagCAGCAGTTCCTCAATCCTGCCTAAGGTGGATATTCCGTTACGGTTTCAGCAAAGTTGTTCTTCCCTCGGGTGCGATATTTTGTCAGTTTTGGTTCCAATGGAAGTCCCACCGTATATGACAAGTTCCCTGGCATGGAAAATCTTATTTGTTAGCCCCgcctccttttttcttttttggatcATGCATCCCATCCTCGATGTTGCCCACGCATCATCACGTGTTTGTGCCTTCAATTCCATCCTCCGGTTGCCTGGAGCGCTTTCACCCCCGCTAGCACCTTAGCACCATCACGCCTGCCAACAGATGTTCTCTCTTGTGTGTTCAGCGCCGGCGGCCAGTCCTTTTGGCAGCGTTAACTCCTCCAGGGGAGAGGACGGCACCCTGATCAGTTGGGAGTACTGGGGCCCGGacagaaacatttatttagaaTACATAGTGGAGAACAGTAAGCAAAGTCATTCATTTTATAACCTTAATAAAGTGGCTCATGAGCATCTAGGAGTAGAAAATAGTCACGATGGAGTCCGCCAGTCACATGCGCCGTGACATCTCCAAGTGTTGTTCGCcgtcctccccccctcccctgcagGTGAAGCCGAAGACGAGTGGCGCAAAGAGCCGGTGAACGGCTCTCAGAACTTTATGCTCAAGGGCCTGAAGGAGGGCCTCTCCTATAGGGTGCGCTTGGTGGCCCAAGGTCACGCCGACCAAGAGCCCCATCGCTCCAAGGAGCTCACGGTGACGGTGCCAGGTGAGGCGCGTTCCTGGGCCCACCCGagcgtttgcattttttttttgcgataCACTGTATGGTTGCGGTTTCAAGCAGCCATGCTCTGTCGTGTTATTGGGAGTTGTCGTTTTGTTGTAGCGCTAATATAGTCGTACGCTACGTGGCTTGCATTAATATCTAAAAGTCATCCTTAGCGAACCTGTGAGTGTGCGGATGATGTCTGTgtgttgattttgtgttctTGTGATTGCGATAAATCATTGCATCTTCCATGTAATATTTGATATGTTCAATGTTGGGCAAGTtataaattcaaaatgtttcccccccgcacacacagacacacacatcaccCACCCCCACTGCCGTCGTTGCATTTTCACCCAACATTGGATATTTCTAACCCTTCCGTCATGAAAGTGGTTAGCAAGTTAACCAATCACGACCCACCGCTGAGCAAGTAGATAGAACAACGTTCCTCCGTGTCGCCATTGCAAAGCCGATGAGGTGAAAGCGTCTTCCTTCCTTTGCTTGTCAGCTGTGGCGAGCAGACAGGTGGACATCGCCACGCAGGGTTGGTTCATCGGCCTCATGTGTGCCATCgccctcctcatcctcatcctcctcatcatTTGCTTCATCCAGAGGAACAAAGGAGGCAAATATCCAGGTAAACTAGCATCCTCTTTCTGGATAAAATAACTTCTtccatttttgtatttgtgaccCGATAGAACACAAACGCTGCAGCAGCACATGTGGACAGACAATGTAGCAAACCCTGAATATCGTTGCCATAACAACAGCGGCAAAACACGTGATGCTATTTTAGTGGCTAATTTCTTTTCCTGTTTCGGGCGTAGTCAAAGAGAAGGAGGACGCTCACACAGACCCGGAGTTCCAGCCCATGAAAGACGAAGACTGCACTTTTGGGGAATACAGGTGAGAGAACGCGATCAAGACTCAGTTGCCCGTTTAAACCCAGCAACTTTCTAGCCGGGCTGGAGCTCTTTTTTTACCACTTATGACTGACAATGATGAACAGGAaatgcccctcccctccattaGCCAAAAAGCACTTTTAGTTTTTggggcgggacgtccgtggatggcACATTTTTTGGACTCTTTGCTCGATAAGACTCTTCAGGTTCTCAGGATGAAAGGAGGGTCTGTTTCTTCCATTCAATTAATTCATTTGCAAcataatatgaataataaGCTACTCAAGACAGCGATCAAAGCTCACCGTTAAGCTATGCCTGTTAGCATCCCGAATGAGGCTGCGCACAGAACCAAGCACTTTACTTGCAACATTTCTCGatattgtctttgtgttttcatgttttttatgATGTAATGTGTACAAATATGATGGGGTCCaaacaagtatttttttcttaaagtactttatatatttttttgtatgtatatCCAAATGTGAGTTATAGAATTGATATTAACATGCATATCTATATGTACAGGAAAATATTTAGTTATATATATGTGGGATGCATGTTGTGAGCTGATATACCTTTATGaggatattaaaaatatacattagcTTATAATGTGTTGAAATGGATTGTTGGTTGAACAATGCATGTTGTAAGGATTCTGTTACTTGGGGAGCGGTAGCAAcggaattgtatttttttggggggggtcataAGTaagccaattttttttccaattccaTATTTGCTTGTTAGTTCCTCAATAAGTCACATGCGAGACCTCTTTGCTCCCTGCATCATACAATTTACACGCGAATTCGTGTAGGGGGAATCCCTCATAAAAAGAGGTAAGGGTGATGTCttacatgtgtgtttgtgtgagggTGGGTGTCACTGTGGAGAGaagaacagaaaacaaaaaaaaaattgctcgcTTGAAAACGCATCGCAGGCTTGTCAGTCATCAAGTTGAATATTTGAATAGTCATAAAGCCTTTGTGGTGTCTGAACACACTGAGTCAGTTTGTAATTTGGATGTGACATAC is part of the Syngnathus acus chromosome 6, fSynAcu1.2, whole genome shotgun sequence genome and encodes:
- the LOC119124426 gene encoding neuronal cell adhesion molecule-like isoform X1, encoding MMERRRMGETDLPLLPLVVAAAVLLGHLAAALEVPLDLLERLPQPPTITLQSPKDYIIDPRENIVIHCEAKGKPHPSFSWTRNGTHFDLDQHSNVHMRAHSGTLVVDISRERAEHYEGAYQCTARNKHGTAVSNDIVVRQPRSPLWSKEKIKPIVIQEGVSLVLPCRPPAGFPPPIVFWMDNNFQRLPQSNRVSQSLNGDLYFSNVLREDSRNDYICYARFPHTQTIQQKQPITVKVLNLDAINDTMEAFYNDTDLFSEEPADERKPTFLLPLEATSSKMVLRGQVLEMECFAEGLPTPEISWAKVSGELPGARVSFLHHQKVLRIVNVSEADAGDYRCTARNQLGSVHHTIRITVKAAPYWISGAPRNLVLAPGENGVLMCRASGTPKPNIQWAMNGVPIENAPKDPSRKVEDDTIIFTDVQMGSSAVYQCNVSNQHGYLLANAFVNVLSEPPRVLTPANAVYQVIKNHRALLECTSFGSPIPKITWFKESRSGTLDAETYEEHDNGTLEIRVAQPRNSGKYTCVARNSLGIYENHVYLEVKEPTRILKQPEYRMVQRGKSVVFECKVKHDPSLVPTMTWLKDDGELPDDESRFVVDADSLTIADVMESDAGVYTCIMNTTLDHDSASAELTVVEATPTPSVVNERPEPPSDLELTDHKKRSVQLTWIPGDEHNSPIEKFLIQYEDSLHHRRGHWHNLTEVPGSKTTAHLKLSPYVHYTFRVLAVNSMGVSRPSFPSKMYKTDPSAPDENPTDVHGFGTEHDNLVISWKPLSGLQANGPGLHYRVMWRQKMMETDWITATVANNSKFVVSGTPTFVPYELKVQAVNDFGAAPEPAVALGLSGEDLPIAAPASVQAYVLNSTLAEIHWDPVSPKLIRGYLKGYMVYYWRERSLHKHNPHHTEKQILTFSGNHSKGKLPGLHPFSVYSFNVRVYNGKGEGPPSHNQQFETPEGVPGAPTSLMVTNSNLDSLSLEWKPPRDRNGLLTGYTLKYHPVNNSNELGPEEELALAANETSVTLPDLKYSTRYKFYLNAKTREGPGPVVTQEAITIVDEAPAASPFGSVNSSRGEDGTLISWEYWGPDRNIYLEYIVENSEAEDEWRKEPVNGSQNFMLKGLKEGLSYRVRLVAQGHADQEPHRSKELTVTVPAVASRQVDIATQGWFIGLMCAIALLILILLIICFIQRNKGGKYPVKEKEDAHTDPEFQPMKDEDCTFGEYSDNEDHKPLKGSRTPSSGTVKRDDSDDSLVDYGEGGDGQFNEDGSFIGQYSGKSASRDTTTGAEGLESSEAPSPINAMNSLNSFV
- the LOC119124426 gene encoding neuronal cell adhesion molecule-like isoform X2 — translated: MMERRRMGETDLPLLPLVVAAAVLLGHLAAALEVPLDLLERLPQPPTITLQSPKDYIIDPRENIVIHCEAKGKPHPSFSWTRNGTHFDLDQHSNVHMRAHSGTLVVDISRERAEHYEGAYQCTARNKHGTAVSNDIVVRQPRSPLWSKEKIKPIVIQEGVSLVLPCRPPAGFPPPIVFWMDNNFQRLPQSNRVSQSLNGDLYFSNVLREDSRNDYICYARFPHTQTIQQKQPITVKVLNLDAINDTMEAFYNDTDLFSEEPADERKPTFLLPLEATSSKMVLRGQVLEMECFAEGLPTPEISWAKVSGELPGARVSFLHHQKVLRIVNVSEADAGDYRCTARNQLGSVHHTIRITVKAAPYWISGAPRNLVLAPGENGVLMCRASGTPKPNIQWAMNGVPIENAPKDPSRKVEDDTIIFTDVQMGSSAVYQCNVSNQHGYLLANAFVNVLSEPPRVLTPANAVYQVIKNHRALLECTSFGSPIPKITWFKESRSGTLDAETYEEHDNGTLEIRVAQPRNSGKYTCVARNSLGIYENHVYLEVKEPTRILKQPEYRMVQRGKSVVFECKVKHDPSLVPTMTWLKDDGELPDDERFVVDADSLTIADVMESDAGVYTCIMNTTLDHDSASAELTVVEATPTPSVVNERPEPPSDLELTDHKKRSVQLTWIPGDEHNSPIEKFLIQYEDSLHHRRGHWHNLTEVPGSKTTAHLKLSPYVHYTFRVLAVNSMGVSRPSFPSKMYKTDPSAPDENPTDVHGFGTEHDNLVISWKPLSGLQANGPGLHYRVMWRQKMMETDWITATVANNSKFVVSGTPTFVPYELKVQAVNDFGAAPEPAVALGLSGEDLPIAAPASVQAYVLNSTLAEIHWDPVSPKLIRGYLKGYMVYYWRERSLHKHNPHHTEKQILTFSGNHSKGKLPGLHPFSVYSFNVRVYNGKGEGPPSHNQQFETPEGVPGAPTSLMVTNSNLDSLSLEWKPPRDRNGLLTGYTLKYHPVNNSNELGPEEELALAANETSVTLPDLKYSTRYKFYLNAKTREGPGPVVTQEAITIVDEAPAASPFGSVNSSRGEDGTLISWEYWGPDRNIYLEYIVENSEAEDEWRKEPVNGSQNFMLKGLKEGLSYRVRLVAQGHADQEPHRSKELTVTVPAVASRQVDIATQGWFIGLMCAIALLILILLIICFIQRNKGGKYPVKEKEDAHTDPEFQPMKDEDCTFGEYSDNEDHKPLKGSRTPSSGTVKRDDSDDSLVDYGEGGDGQFNEDGSFIGQYSGKSASRDTTTGAEGLESSEAPSPINAMNSLNSFV
- the LOC119124426 gene encoding neuronal cell adhesion molecule-like isoform X8; this encodes MMERRRMGETDLPLLPLVVAAAVLLGHLAAALEVPLDLLERLPQPPTITLQSPKDYIIDPRENIVIHCEAKGKPHPSFSWTRNGTHFDLDQHSNVHMRAHSGTLVVDISRERAEHYEGAYQCTARNKHGTAVSNDIVVRQPRSPLWSKEKIKPIVIQEGVSLVLPCRPPAGFPPPIVFWMDNNFQRLPQSNRVSQSLNGDLYFSNVLREDSRNDYICYARFPHTQTIQQKQPITVKVLNQEPADERKPTFLLPLEATSSKMVLRGQVLEMECFAEGLPTPEISWAKVSGELPGARVSFLHHQKVLRIVNVSEADAGDYRCTARNQLGSVHHTIRITVKAAPYWISGAPRNLVLAPGENGVLMCRASGTPKPNIQWAMNGVPIENAPKDPSRKVEDDTIIFTDVQMGSSAVYQCNVSNQHGYLLANAFVNVLSEPPRVLTPANAVYQVIKNHRALLECTSFGSPIPKITWFKESRSGTLDAETYEEHDNGTLEIRVAQPRNSGKYTCVARNSLGIYENHVYLEVKEPTRILKQPEYRMVQRGKSVVFECKVKHDPSLVPTMTWLKDDGELPDDESRFVVDADSLTIADVMESDAGVYTCIMNTTLDHDSASAELTVVEATPTPSVVNERPEPPSDLELTDHKKRSVQLTWIPGDEHNSPIEKFLIQYEDSLHHRRGHWHNLTEVPGSKTTAHLKLSPYVHYTFRVLAVNSMGVSRPSFPSKMYKTDPSAPDENPTDVHGFGTEHDNLVISWKPLSGLQANGPGLHYRVMWRQKMMETDWITATVANNSKFVVSGTPTFVPYELKVQAVNDFGAAPEPAVALGLSGEDLPIAAPASVQAYVLNSTLAEIHWDPVSPKLIRGYLKGYMVYYWRERSLHKHNPHHTEKQILTFSGNHSKGKLPGLHPFSVYSFNVRVYNGKGEGPPSHNQQFETPEGVPGAPTSLMVTNSNLDSLSLEWKPPRDRNGLLTGYTLKYHPVNNSNELGPEEELALAANETSVTLPDLKYSTRYKFYLNAKTREGPGPVVTQEAITIVDEAPAASPFGSVNSSRGEDGTLISWEYWGPDRNIYLEYIVENSEAEDEWRKEPVNGSQNFMLKGLKEGLSYRVRLVAQGHADQEPHRSKELTVTVPAVASRQVDIATQGWFIGLMCAIALLILILLIICFIQRNKGGKYPVKEKEDAHTDPEFQPMKDEDCTFGEYSDNEDHKPLKGSRTPSSGTVKRDDSDDSLVDYGEGGDGQFNEDGSFIGQYSGKSASRDTTTGAEGLESSEAPSPINAMNSLNSFV